In one Mesorhizobium australicum genomic region, the following are encoded:
- a CDS encoding lipid A biosynthesis lauroyl acyltransferase, whose protein sequence is MKLSALPGRIARSLAFRTRRANHWLVAKIVFTTFALLQKLPADRALNVSDRLARRVGPWTSRHRIAMDNLRRAYPEKSEAECREIALDMWGNMARLGVEYVFLDKLYDFDAEQQTPGRVEFKGGEVFTEMRKRRRPRIFFTAHTGNFEMFPIAASSLGMTVASLFRAPNNPFIAQEISQRRKISGNRMVRSKAGAAYVLARILHNKGNVGALVDQKFSKGIPTTFFGRSCETSPLVPRLARQYDAEIYPVRCIRLPDNRYRLELCDKIEPPRDARGQIDADALCQMINDIVEGWVREYPGQWMWFHRRWG, encoded by the coding sequence ATGAAGCTCTCCGCCCTGCCCGGCCGCATCGCCCGCTCGCTTGCCTTTCGTACTCGCCGCGCCAACCACTGGTTGGTCGCCAAGATCGTATTCACGACATTCGCACTGCTACAGAAACTACCGGCCGACAGAGCGCTTAACGTGTCAGACCGCCTCGCGCGCCGCGTCGGGCCCTGGACCAGCCGCCACCGCATTGCGATGGACAATCTTCGTCGGGCCTATCCGGAGAAGAGCGAGGCCGAATGCCGGGAAATCGCGCTCGACATGTGGGGCAACATGGCCCGGCTTGGGGTCGAATATGTCTTCCTCGACAAGCTCTACGACTTCGACGCGGAACAGCAGACGCCCGGCCGTGTCGAATTCAAGGGCGGCGAGGTTTTCACGGAGATGCGCAAGCGACGCAGACCGCGCATCTTCTTCACCGCACATACCGGGAACTTCGAGATGTTCCCGATCGCGGCCTCGTCGCTGGGCATGACGGTCGCGTCGCTCTTTCGCGCCCCCAACAACCCGTTCATCGCCCAGGAGATCAGCCAGAGGCGCAAGATCTCCGGCAACCGCATGGTTCGTTCGAAGGCGGGCGCGGCGTATGTGCTTGCGCGCATTCTCCACAACAAGGGCAACGTCGGCGCGCTCGTCGATCAGAAGTTCAGCAAGGGCATCCCGACGACCTTCTTCGGCCGCAGCTGCGAGACGAGCCCGCTCGTGCCGCGGCTCGCACGGCAGTACGATGCCGAGATCTATCCAGTCCGCTGCATACGCCTGCCGGACAACCGCTACCGTCTCGAACTGTGCGACAAGATCGAGCCGCCGCGCGACGCCCGCGGGCAGATAGACGCCGACGCCTTATGCCAGATGATCAACGACATCGTCGAAGGCTGGGTGCGGGAATATCCGGGGCAGTGGATGTGGTTCCACCGCCGGTGGGGCTGA
- a CDS encoding beta-ketoacyl-ACP synthase, with translation MSRYKDHLGRPLIAVTGMGVVTSLGAGKTENWLKLTAGASGIHAITRFPVDHLKTTIAGTVDFLPGSDKGMYALTYELAASAGQEAISEAGIGSDFGGPLFLASPPVELVWADRLAMYRSVNEGSGYQRLLEAARAGNGASIFDEALFGTVADRLAVLFGTRGLPITTSTACASGATAIQLGVEAIRRGECDRALAIGADGSASAESMVRFSLLSALSMQNETPERASKPFSRDRDGFVLAEGGAALVLESLESAVARGATVLGIMRGCGEKADDFHRTRSKPDGSPAIAAVKLALDDAGVSEDEIGYVNAHGTSTPENDKMEHLSLSTVFGPRIRSVPVSSNKSMIGHTLSAAGAIEAVFSLMTMREGVLPPTINYDHPDPAIDLDVVPNVKREADVSTVLSNSFGFGGQNACLVMAREPV, from the coding sequence ATGAGCCGATACAAGGATCATCTCGGGCGCCCGCTCATCGCCGTCACCGGCATGGGTGTTGTCACGTCGCTTGGAGCCGGCAAGACGGAAAACTGGTTGAAGCTGACCGCCGGCGCGTCGGGCATCCATGCGATCACGCGGTTTCCGGTCGATCATCTGAAGACCACGATCGCCGGCACGGTGGATTTCCTGCCCGGCAGCGACAAGGGCATGTATGCCCTCACCTACGAATTGGCGGCGAGCGCCGGCCAAGAGGCGATCTCCGAGGCGGGTATCGGCTCGGACTTCGGCGGCCCGCTGTTCCTGGCCTCGCCGCCCGTCGAGCTGGTGTGGGCCGACCGACTCGCCATGTACCGAAGCGTGAACGAGGGCAGCGGCTACCAGCGCCTGCTCGAAGCCGCGCGGGCCGGCAATGGCGCCTCAATCTTCGACGAGGCGCTGTTCGGCACCGTCGCCGACCGCCTCGCGGTCCTGTTCGGCACGCGCGGCCTCCCCATCACCACCTCGACGGCCTGCGCATCCGGCGCGACCGCGATCCAGCTCGGTGTCGAGGCGATCCGGCGCGGCGAATGCGACCGGGCGCTGGCAATCGGCGCTGATGGCTCCGCGAGCGCGGAATCGATGGTGCGCTTCTCGCTTCTGTCGGCCTTGTCGATGCAGAACGAGACACCGGAGCGCGCCTCCAAGCCTTTCTCGCGCGATCGCGACGGCTTCGTGCTCGCCGAGGGCGGCGCGGCCCTGGTGCTCGAGTCGCTGGAAAGCGCCGTCGCGCGCGGCGCCACCGTGTTGGGCATCATGCGTGGATGCGGCGAGAAGGCGGACGACTTCCACCGCACACGCTCGAAGCCCGACGGCTCGCCCGCCATCGCGGCGGTGAAGCTCGCCCTCGACGACGCCGGCGTTTCCGAGGACGAGATCGGCTACGTGAACGCGCACGGCACGTCGACACCGGAAAACGACAAGATGGAGCATCTGTCACTGTCGACCGTGTTCGGGCCCAGGATCAGGTCTGTTCCGGTCTCGTCGAACAAGTCGATGATCGGCCACACCCTCTCCGCCGCCGGCGCGATCGAAGCGGTGTTCTCGCTCATGACCATGCGCGAAGGCGTGCTTCCGCCGACAATCAACTACGACCATCCCGATCCGGCGATCGATCTCGACGTCGTGCCGAACGTCAAGCGCGAGGCCGATGTCTCGACGGTGCTGTCGAACTCGTTCGGTTTCGGTGGCCAGAACGCTTGCCTTGTCATGGCGCGCGAACCCGTCTAA
- a CDS encoding zinc-binding dehydrogenase, whose amino-acid sequence MRALQLVADRRIEAVDIAPPPPPAPGEATVAIKAVALNHIDVWGWRGMAFAKRKMPLVVGAEACGVVEAIGEGVTGLAPGQLVAIYGARTCGHCKACREKRDNLCENVEGVHGFHLDGFAQERMNIAARQLIPAPAEVDVTAAAVTPITFGTVEHMLFDNAKLEAGETILVHAGGSGIGTAAIQLAKLAGATVITTVGSDAKMEKARALGADHVINYREDRFEGVVRKLTGKKGVDVVFEHVGADTWAGSMLSMKKGGRLVTCGSTSGVSTTINLMQLFQQQLRIIGSFGCRIENMATVMAKQATGKVHPVIDSEVDFDHLDDALARMESRDVFGKILLRNA is encoded by the coding sequence ATGCGCGCATTGCAGCTCGTCGCCGACCGCCGCATCGAGGCCGTCGACATCGCCCCGCCCCCGCCGCCCGCCCCCGGCGAGGCGACCGTTGCGATCAAGGCCGTCGCGCTGAACCATATCGACGTCTGGGGCTGGCGCGGCATGGCCTTCGCCAAGCGCAAGATGCCGCTGGTGGTCGGTGCCGAAGCCTGCGGGGTTGTCGAGGCGATCGGCGAAGGCGTGACAGGCTTGGCGCCCGGTCAGCTCGTCGCGATCTACGGCGCGCGCACCTGTGGCCATTGCAAAGCCTGCCGCGAGAAGCGCGACAATCTCTGCGAGAACGTCGAGGGCGTGCACGGCTTCCACCTCGACGGCTTTGCGCAGGAGCGCATGAACATCGCCGCGCGCCAGCTGATTCCTGCTCCGGCGGAAGTAGACGTAACAGCTGCCGCCGTGACACCGATCACCTTCGGCACGGTCGAGCACATGCTGTTCGACAACGCGAAGTTGGAGGCCGGCGAGACCATACTCGTGCATGCCGGAGGCTCGGGCATCGGCACGGCCGCGATCCAGCTCGCCAAGCTTGCCGGCGCGACCGTGATCACGACGGTCGGCTCCGATGCCAAGATGGAAAAGGCCAGGGCGCTCGGCGCCGACCACGTCATCAACTACCGCGAGGACAGGTTCGAGGGCGTCGTGCGCAAGCTGACCGGAAAGAAGGGCGTCGACGTCGTCTTCGAACATGTCGGCGCCGACACCTGGGCCGGATCGATGCTGTCGATGAAGAAGGGCGGCCGGCTCGTCACGTGCGGCTCGACTTCAGGCGTCTCGACCACGATCAACCTGATGCAGCTCTTCCAGCAGCAATTGCGCATCATCGGATCGTTCGGCTGCCGGATCGAGAACATGGCGACCGTCATGGCGAAGCAAGCCACCGGCAAGGTGCATCCGGTCATCGATTCCGAGGTGGATTTCGATCATCTCGACGACGCGCTGGCGCGTATGGAGAGCCGCGACGTCTTCGGCAAGATCCTGCTGCGGAACGCCTGA